A window of Haloimpatiens sp. FM7315 contains these coding sequences:
- a CDS encoding helix-turn-helix domain-containing protein: MRPIIKRNSPSNKLTDAEYKSVLKTVKLPEYADLPPSQIVPALVDRGIYIASESTMYRILKKEKMQTHRGYARAPLC, translated from the coding sequence ATGAGACCTATTATTAAGAGAAATTCTCCAAGTAACAAGCTCACTGATGCTGAATATAAAAGTGTCCTAAAGACCGTTAAACTTCCAGAATACGCTGATTTACCACCATCACAGATAGTTCCAGCACTAGTTGACAGAGGGATATATATTGCCTCTGAATCTACTATGTATCGTATTCTAAAAAAGGAGAAAATGCAGACTCATAGAGGGTATGCGAGAGCCCCCCTATGTTAA